In Rutidosis leptorrhynchoides isolate AG116_Rl617_1_P2 chromosome 6, CSIRO_AGI_Rlap_v1, whole genome shotgun sequence, the DNA window cttgttgatacaatatacacgttattgattcgtaatgatgtccacagtgattcttgaactgacggagtttgtgatgttataggtgttgttgattctgatgttgactgtactgacgatgctggtgacgttgacggtactgttgatgctgttggtaaaacaagtttaacttgttaatcacacactatttttatcagggtttctactcttccttctatcattttggttcgcttaactgatttatggttagggctagattagataatctctaagactttagagattatataatcgccgcggaatgtttctccaatgaagttatgaattaatactttgtcagttattgttgttggtactccttggtatctatggtgcgtatgacgttgatgctcgtgggatagattgtgaagttgaggtttacaacgcggttgtggttggaggtggtaatggtactgttggcgttgatgatggtggtactggttatgctgctggtgctgctgctggtgtttgtaatctctgcaccatattctccaaagccactacccgagcgcgaagttcgttgacttcttctattattccaggatgattgtcggtcggaacgagcggataaataaaatctagaatttgatgtagtatataatcgtgacgagataccctggaaatgagagagaaaatggtgtctcgaacaggttcgccggtaagtgcttcaggttcttcgccaagagggcaatgtggtggatggaaaggatcgccttcttcttgtttccaatgattgaggaggctacgaacccatccccaactcatccagaataggtgatgtctgattggttgatccattccggtcacactgctttcggagcttgagtgagattccatttcggaatccgagtgacttgaactgatgacaaattccatttcgtacgattggataaaggattttcgatataaaaatgatttttcggctatcgggtggtattctatttacataggatatctatatatagagatcaaaagatttcatagattacggaggaatttgcgggatatgtcaggcaaagtttaaagtaacaaatacgataagatatgatttagcagatacgctaagatatgaattttgtctatacactactcatgcaattaatgtagcaagacgtgtctagactaataatgataagcaggtaatttcctatggatgataagcagatgatttccgactagaaatgataagcaaaacttttgacatgcagacacggttgaagtccagactcactaatgcatcctaacgacttatcagttagacacactaatgcagacctggttcgctaagaccaccgctctgatactaactgaaaggacccgttcatatacattataaacgattcacaatagttgattacattgcgaggtatttgacctctatatgatacattttacaaacattgcattcgtttttaaaagacaatctttctttacatcaaaaattgataggcatgcataccattttataatatccactatccaattataaattgatttaataataatctttgatgaactcaatgactcgaatgcaacgttcttcgaaatatgctatgaaagactccaagtaatatctttaaaatgagcaaatgcacagcggaagatttctttaacacctgagaataaacatgctttaaagtgtcaaccaaaaggttggtgagttcattagtttatcataatcatttatttccatcattttaatagaccacaagaatttcatttccagttctcataaatatacgtcccatgcatagagacaaaaataatcattcatatggtgaacacctggtaaccgacattaactagatacatataagaatatcccctatcattccgggatcctccttcggacatgatataatttcgaagtactaaagcatccggtactttggatgaggtttgttaggcccaatagatctatctttaggattcgcgtcaattagggtgtctgttccctaattcttagattaccagactttaataaaaagggccatattcgatttcgataattcaaccatagaatgtagtttcaattacttgtgtctattttgtcaaacatttataaaagcgcatgtattctcagtcccaaaaatataaagggtaaaaaggtaaatgaaactcacgcatataaatattgtaaaatagttaataaagcatttgcatgtattctcaggccaaaaatgtaaagagtaaaaagggcgaatgaaactcaccatactgtatttcgtagtaaaaatacatataacgtcattgaacaagtgcaaggttggcctcggattcacgaacctaaattaattatatatatttatgtgttggtcaatatttgtctaacaaattaggtcaagtcatagtgtaccacaatcctaatgctcgagactaatatgcaaaagtcaacaaaagtaaatttgactcaaaataatttctaaaaatctatacatgattaatatatagtttaaatatcatcgttttatatttttaaatatttttaaaagatttattagagtaaataatataatttatttattaataaataaaattttatattatatttatataataaaatatacttttatatatattaagtaataaaatttatagggttcatttaatattataaagataatatgataggtattattaaagtaagttattacacgtagtaaaatatgtttgtatcaaatatttatttgataaaataatatctataatgatagtaagtaaaagttgtattattttgtaataataattattattataaaaatatcaatatttagaattactaagatgatattatgataaaacgataattctaattatgataactttaatatttacgataatttttaatattatctttaaaataataattctatttaaaataataataataataatgatcttttatagtaacaatgacatttctattaaaatgataatttttgttaaaatgatagttttaatactaacgataattttaataataatagtaatgataaaaataataagaacgataattttatctaaatcaatatcttataatattttaatttcatcatgatactcttacccattatttcctaatcgtttcgtttaatagcttttaatcgtcttttatatcgtgttggtaataatgataataatagtaatcaaaataattaggtgttacaaatatttgttttaattacactaatattaataatgatagttactataacattattaacgataatactaataattatcttaatgataatatagtaataataataataacaataacaataatcatttttaaataatgatatatatattaataatgataataataataataataataataccaataataataataataataataataataataataataattggataataataatactaatactaatactaattataactttaacgataataacgatagtaataataataaaataacattttttaatgataaatccttttattgataaagataataataataataataataataataagataaaactagaacgacgataataacgacgataataataatcatttttaataataatacaaaaattcgatggactataacttcaaatccattcatcgaaatcattcgatatctaaatgaaaagttcttaatttttcactagctttccaacgacatgcatatcttatacattatctcagtcgcatatataactaattcaggattcaacataacctaactaaaggcaatattaaaagtacaaacatgcataatcctatatactcgagcactaggcagggatacactattagtatgtaaaagttaaattatgagtactcacgtatcaatattgagattcaatattgcaggaaaggtacgtagacgcaacggagatgataaacactatattgacctcacgagcatacccatgaaccatacccaatcacctccatagctataacccataatttccttaatccaatcccactcgaaaaacaatttcgaaatcactcggacagcactctaacgtaatattttatgtatactaataatatcttgaaataatacggagtaaatatatatatgtaaatcgattgagagagtttagagtttagagaaaaatattttcaagtttctatgaaataatgaaacctattgaattctatttataatagatttttgaattattaaagtgaattattaaagtatgaattattaaagtaaattattaaagtaaattattaaagtatgaattattaaagtgaattattaaagtatggattattaaagtgaattattaaagtatgaattattaaagtatgaattattaaagtgaattattaaagttaaagtaaagtaaaaataaagtaaaggtaaagtttaagtatagtaaaagtataaaactatgtacgtataatacgcgtataaatatctataatattaatttaaatcgttatatatatttaataaaataaaatataaatatcattatctttatcatactggttaagtaatgagttgtcaaaagtggttctagatatttatagaagttatatacgttttaataataaagttctttttaaacttaaaacgtttttgtacgtttgaaactaaatcaaataaatataataattttgttttccaaaaccaaatatatttttaagaatcattttgtttaaaggttaaaataatggaaatcgttatatatcataaaatgttttagaaaagtagaatcatatatattcatattaggtttcaagtttttaaattacagtttgttggtgaagcatgggataaagttcaaaggttaaataaacgtatgaaatcatcttaataaaaaatgtcgagttacttaacttgtcgatatccaacatctaagttatttacacttcacgttcttacttataaatcactttaccattttccgaatgttgtcaaaaagaatagatttcttaaatcacagtggacctcataacatagacccgtaatgatatcataatgtatctgataaatcaatcatttgatattatcttctaattccatcgataaacatattgaaacaaatacgttcatgtaaagtattatacgtttaatactttattaatattctcaagttataatatatatatacatatttatttatatataacggttcgtgaatcgtcggaatttggtcgaggttataatgaatgtatgaacacaatttaaaattcttgagatttaacttaacaaactttgcttatcgtgtcggaataatataaagataaagtttaaatttggttggaaatttccgggttgtcacagcggTGCAGTGTTTCCTGTCGCCTGGTAGTGCGGCCCAGAAGAAGAAGGCTGATTTGAGCGCTACCTGTGTGCAGGACTGCCATCGGGCACATGAGGCTCTCGGCCAAATTAGTTTTGAAGAATTAGACAAAATCTGTAGGGACGAGAACTCATCAGTTGAGGATATTGTAAATTACCAGCCGTAGAGATATGCACTCGGTTGGGTTTTGTATGATTAATATGATTTCTTTATATCGTGTTGTATGCTGTGTATAAACTAGTTTACTTTTTCTTTGAGTTGCATATATTTGTCATGACAAAAACGTTGATATCTAGACTACGCGTGAGTGTGGCCGAGTTGTTTATACGGTAGAACTGGACCACCAATGATATGGTCGGACGCCCTTGTTATCCGTTAAGGTTCTTCAAGAGGTGTCCTCCTACCAACGAAAGCTAGAAAGCATTTCTTCTGGCGGTAGGTCTGAAATATGCCGAAAGACTTTTGATTTTACTTGTGTCATATTCAGAGTCATTACAGTGTATAAGTATATAAAATGAAGCTTTATTGATGACTTATacatagaaattattttgagtacaTAAGTGTTTTGCGTTTCTGCCGTTCGAGTGGGTGATCAGTCCTCCCGGTTGCAGACAAGTTACACGTGATATTTCTTTAAATGGAAGGCGTGCCAAGGGCGTTGTATCGGAACTCCATTCGGTGTCTCCAGGTGGTATGCACCATACTCAGTTATCCCAAAAACCCTGTAGGGTCGCTCCCATCTGGGGCCTAATTTCCCAACATCTTGCTATCGGATGGCCTCGTTGCTGCGCAACACCAAATCATTTAACTGAAAGTCCAGTGGCTTGACTTTTTTATCATAGTGGTTTGCGATTTGTTGCTTCTTTTCAGCTTGCCGGATATGCGCTATTGTTCGTCATTCTTCCAGAGCATCTAAATTTTCTCGTAATGCCTCATCGTTTTGTTGTTCATCGAATTCTTCTATTCGGTCGGTTGGAACAAGCACTTTAGCCGGTATAACCGCTTTAGTTCCATACaccagactgaaaggtgtttcATTCGTACTGTCTTTCGGTGTTGTCCGGTGTGCCCATAGTACGTGTTGAAGTTCATCCACCCATCCTTGTCGGTGTTTACTTAGTCTTGCCTTTATGCCGGCAACGATGTCTCTGTTTGTTACCTCGACTTGCCCGTTGGCCTGCGGGTAGACCACGGAGGTAAATGAGTGTTGAATGTCCATATCTATGCACCAGTCTTTAAATGGATTATGTGCAAACTGCGTGCCATTGTCGCTGACTATCTCTCGTGGTAAGCCGAAACAACAAACAATGTCCTCCCACACAAAGGTTAAGATCTTCCTTCCTGTAATCGTGCTTAGCAGTTTCGCCTCAACCCACTTGGTAAAGTAGTCGATTGCGACTACTAAGAATTTAACGTTACCGACACCCCGTGGGAATGGGCCGACGATATCGATCCCCCATTTGCAGAACGGCCAAGCGGCGTGTATTTGAATCATGTTTCGACGGGGGGATTTGTTGACCGGAGCATGTATTTGACATGCTTCGCAGTTTACGATCAGGTCATACGTATCCCGGTACATGTGTGGCTAGAAATAACCCATTCCCTTGATCCTGCTAACTATCGTTCGGTAGTCGGAGTGCGTTGAGCAGGCTCCCTCATGCATTTATCGTATTATCTCTTTGGCCTGTGTTGGGCCAACGCATCGTAAGTAAGGCTCTGTGAACGATTTCTTGTACAAGATGCCATTTTTGAAATAATACATTGGTGCCCGCATTCGTATCCCGCGGGCTTGTAATTTGTCTTCCGGGAGAGTACCGTCAGTGAGGTATTTTATGAAGGGCGTCATCCAACATTCTTCTTCTGTTGTGATTGTCGCCATGAGGGTATCCTCTTCAGTTGACTTCCTTTCCAGAACTTCAACCATAAATTTTTTGGTAAAGTGATCGTATAGCAAAGAGGCAAGCTTGCTCAGGGCATCCTCTTTCTTGTTACAATTTCGGGGTATTTGTTTTATTTCGAATGCCGCGAAGGTTTTGGTTAGTGCCTTCGTAAGTTCTAGGTATTTTTTCATCGATGTATCTCTTGCTTCGAAGCTACCGTTCAGCTGGCTTGCTACCAGTTGGGAGTCGACATAAGCTGTGAGCTGTCGCACATTAATACTTTTGGCCAAGCGTAATCCGGCTATTAGTGCTTCGTACTCGGCCTCATTGTTTGAGGTGGCAAATTTCAACCGGATGGCGTAAGTTATTTCCTCTCCGTTTGGGGAAACGAGGAGTATGCCTATGCCAGCTCCCTCCTCACTTGATGCCCCGTCCGTATACAGTTCCCAGAATTCATCTATCTCCCTTCTTGTAACTGTGGTTTCGCGTTGTTTGATCATGTCGGAAGGGAGCTCTACCAGGAAGTCTGTTATGACTTGGCCCTTAACCGAATGTCTCGGGAGAAAGGTGATTTCGTGCTCTCCGAGTTCTATTGCCCATTTCGCAATTCTTCCGGAGATTTTCGGCCTGGTCAGAACGTGTTTGATTGGTTGGTCCGTAAAAACTTGTATTAGGTGTGCTTGAAAATATCACCGTAGCCGTCTGGCTGTGTGTACTAAAGCGTAAATTAGTTTTTCCATGGCTGGGTAGTTTACTTCCCCGTTTTGCAATACCTTGCTTACAAATTACACCGACATTTGAGTTTTACCCCTATCGGCAATTAGGACTGAGCTGATTGCCTCAGAGGAGGCGGCAAGGTATACCGTGAGGGTTTCACTCGGTATAGGTGCCGTTAATGCTGGCAGCTTTTTTAAGAATGCCTTTATATCCTGGAAGGCTCTCTCGATCTCATCCAACCATATGAAATCTTTTTTGCTCAAGCAACCTTTTAACGTCTGGAAAAAGGGGAGAGCCCTGTCGGCGGCTCATGACAAGAACCTTGTGAGTGCCGCTAGTTTTCCGTTTAGGCTCTGCACGTCTTTTTTACTCCTGGGTGATTGCATATCTTCGATTGCTTGGATCTTCTTCGGGCTTGCCTTGATTCCTCTCGGAGTGATCATGAAACCCAAGAAATGGCCTTCGTCCATTCCGAAAGAGCATTTTGATGGATTTAGTTTCATATTGATTTTGCGTAGTGAATCGAACGTTTCAATGATGTCTAAAATCATTTGTTCTTCCGTTTAGCTCTTGATGACGATGTTGTCCACGTATGCTTCAACATTTCGTTCGATTTAGTCCTGGAATGCTTTGTCGATTAGCTGTTGGTATGTTGCTCCCGCATTCTTTAGCCCAAATGGCATTTTGGTATAGCAAAAGATGACTTTGTTCGCGAAGAATGCGGTTTTTTCTTCGTCGATTTCTGCCATAGAGATTTGTTGGTAACCCCTGTATGAATCCAGGAAGCTTAGAAACTGGTACCCTGAGAGGGACTCGGCTTTCCAGTCAATTTCCGGCAGAGGGTATTTGTCCTTTGGGCATGCTTTGTTGATGTCTTTTTAGTCGACACACATGCGCCAAGATCCGTCTGCCTTCTTTACCATCATGGGTTTCGCCATccatgtttgatattttacttTCTTCATTATGTTGGCGTCAACTAGTCGTTGTACTTCGTTATCCAGGAATTCGATGCGTTCTAACACCATTGCCCTTTTCTTCTGGACGACTGGTGTGATATTCGGGTTTACGTTTAGCCGATGTTGGGCTATTTCCCGTGGGACACCCGTCATGTTAGATGATTCCCAGACAAAGACGTCAATACTTGCTGCTAAGAGTTTGCAAAGCATATCCTTTGCGTTGGTGCTCAAGGTAGTGCTAATCTGGATCCGCTGGTCCGGGTGCTTGGGATTTGGGGACACGTAGCCGTTGTCATAGACTACAATATCGCTGGCTCCTTTGAATAATTGCATGCATTTGATTGGTTCCATTTCTTGCGTCCAAATTGTGGTGACTCCGGCTAGGGTCGGGAACTTTAGCATGCCGTGTACTGTAGACGCAATTGCACCAAATTTCTGCATGGCATTACGTCCCAAGATAACATTATACCGTGAGTCTGTTTTGACTTTGGAGAATTCGATGTCTACCGCACTTTGAAAAGGTAATGTTCCCAAAACGACCTCCAAGGTGATGGAGCCCACCGGCCAAGTTGCAGCACTATTAAATCCTGCCAATGGCGAAGTTGCGGCTTTATTCTGCCGTCTGATGTTTTCTGGTAGCTGTAGAAAATAATGTTCAAACATGACCTCTGCCCCTGCACCGATGTCAGTGTATATTTGTCCAATTTGGTAATTGGAGATATGTGCTCGTATGGTAACGGGGTCTGAAGATGGGTTAATGTTAAATAATGAGGGGAAGATGATAGGTTCATGCTTCCACTTATCTAACACCCCCGATTTTCGCCGCTGTCCCACGACCCACGAGTGAATCATATGGACATCGGGGTCGTTAGTGCTGTGTATGCTTGTTTCTTCATTCTCCAGCTCATCGTGGCGATTTGTGATTAATTTCGTACCTTTAgatagcgccatttgatcaaaccaaaatcgtctagGGTgggatagatttcgggtttgagtgcttaatttgggaaaaagagtaggttgattgttttaactccaataattgtgcaaaccccgatttggaatctggattctaaGGGTGTAAAACAAtcaattgaattaaccttattcgatcggaatcgaataagttaatttcTAGGCATGAATTAGCTCCGGTGGTGGTCGGAGTACCGATCGGAATTAAGCTAATGACTGGAGTAATGCTAccgtaattaatttgggcagagtaacattaatgcatccagtgttgtacaaatgaaagatcttgtttacgtatttatagatgtttagGAGAGAATGGTGATGTGGTACATGTCCCTTTtatggttgtaacgaactttgtcaatcccgaggggtgacgtagCACCTATCCCTTTCGTGGGGAATAACAGATCTTAACAAACTTCCCTAGATtcgcgggctgacgtggcatgcaacttgcttgcatgcttatTCCGTCATCAGGTGATCGTTCCGAGATGGAGTGTCTGCTCCGGGAAAGTGCATTTTCTCCAGGATAGCGTGCTTATCCCAGGAGAATATCTTCGTGCCGGGATGGAACGCCGTGATGGTACTGACGGTAGGTTGGTTCcggttaaggcatcacggtgctctcagtctagccgggaagGTTTCGCTTTCTACTtttttccaagtgtttcttcatggTTATAGTTATGACGACTGGATGTATGATGCCGATTATGTGCATGTCATCCGGGTTCTCAGTCTTGCCATTCGTCCGGCACGGTAAAGTTTCCGCGATGATGTCAGCCGGATGTTGGGAAAAGAAGTCCGTATTCCGAGACGCGCAGTACCGGGTAAGATTTTTGCCGGgatgcttgcctattttgagacggatcattatgcgtatcattacatATCTTTTCATAGAAAGAGTTAaacatgcgtcagagacgatggcaaaagttaattaaagattatgattgtgagattcgttatCATCCAGGAAAGGCAAATATTGTTGcagatgctttgagtcgaaagaaATCTACTGTAAATGTGAAATTCATGCGAATTGAGGTTgtgtcagacttgattgatcgattaaaGATAGCACAATTAGAAGCCTTGAAGGATGAACATTTGAAATCTGAGATATTAGTGAAGCGAAAAGAGGATTTAATTGACGATTCTCATGGATTAAAGACTTTTagtaacagaatttgggttcctttacttggaggattgagggatttaatcttgaatgaagcacacaaatcgagattttCTGTGATGCCCGGTACAAAATCATCGCGtgcgattcatcaacaacaggatcattacaaggtgaaacactatatgctgtttaaaaaccagttttgcattcatgaaaagataaggtcaa includes these proteins:
- the LOC139854142 gene encoding uncharacterized protein — encoded protein: MALSKGTKLITNRHDELENEETSIHSTNDPDVHMIHSWVVGQRRKSGVLDKWKHEPIIFPSLFNINPSSDPVTIRAHISNYQIGQIYTDIGAGAEVMFEHYFLQLPENIRRQNKAATSPLAGFNSAATWPVGSITLEVVLGTLPFQSAVDIEFSKVKTDSRYNVILGRNAMQKFGAIASTVHGMLKFPTLAGVTTIWTQEMEPIKCMQLFKGASDIVVYDNGYVSPNPKHPDQRIQISTTLSTNAKDMLCKLLAASIDVFVWESSNMTGVPREIAQHRLNVNPNITPVVQKKRAMVLERIEFLDNEVQRLVDANIMKKVKYQTWMAKPMMVKKADGSWRMCVD
- the LOC139854140 gene encoding uncharacterized protein, whose translation is MIKQRETTVTRREIDEFWELYTDGASSEEGAGIGILLVSPNGEEITYAIRLKFATSNNEAEYEALIAGLRLAKSINVRQLTAYVDSQLVASQLNGSFEARDTSMKKYLELTKALTKTFAAFEIKQIPRNCNKKEDALSKLASLLYDHFTKKFMVEVLERKSTEEDTLMATITTEEECWMTPFIKYLTDGTLPEDKLQARGIRMRAPMYYFKNGILYKKSFTEPYLRCVGPTQAKEIIR